The Sphaeramia orbicularis chromosome 16, fSphaOr1.1, whole genome shotgun sequence genome window below encodes:
- the LOC115436197 gene encoding glycerol-3-phosphate dehydrogenase 1-like protein: protein MASPLKVCIVGSGNWGSAIARIIGNNAKSLQRFATTVKMWVYEENVNGRNLTEIINTEHENVKYLPGYKLPENVVAVPQLSEAAQGADLLVFVVPHQFIRKLCDEMVGCVSSKARGITLIKGIDEGPEGLKLISDIIREKMEIDVSVLMGANIANEVAAEKFCETTIGSRIMENGLLFKELLQTPNFRITVVEDADTVELCGALKNIVAVGAGFCDGLRCGDNTKAAVIRLGLMEMIAFAKLFSKNDSVSTATFLESCGVADLITTCYGGRNRRVAEAFAKTGKSIEELEKEMLNGQKLQGPATSAEVYHILKQKNLVDKFPLFTAVYQICFEGKPVQEMISCLQSHPEHM, encoded by the exons ATGGCTTCTCCGCTCAAAGTCTGCATAGTCGGCTCCGGAAACTG GGGTTCGGCCATAGCCAGGATTATTGGAAACAATGCGAAGTCACTGCAGCGTTTTGCCACCACAGTGAAGATGTGGGTGTATGAAGAAAACGTCAACGGCAGGAACCTTACGGAAATCATCAACACAGAGCATGAAAATGTCAAGTACCTGCCTGGATACAAACTACCAGAGAACGTG GTGGCCGTCCCACAGCTCAGTGAAGCTGCACAAGGAGCCGACCTGCTGGTGTTTGTCGTCCCTCATCAGTTCATCAGGAAACTCTGTGATGAGATGGTGGGCTGTGTCTCCTCCAAGGCTCGGGGAATAACACTCATAAAG GGAATTGATGAAGGACCTGAGGGCCTGAAGCTGATCTCAGACATCATTCGAGAAAAGATGGAGATTGATGTCAGCGTTCTTATGGGAGCAAACATCGCCAATGAAGTAGCTGCTGAGAAGTTCTGTGAAACCACTATCG GCAGCAGGATTATGGAGAACGGCCTGCTGTTCAAAGAGCTGCTGCAGACTCCCAACTTCAGGATCACAGTGGTGGAAGATGCTGATACGGTGGAATTGTGTGGAGCTCTGAAG AACATTGTAGCTGTGGGCGCAGGTTTCTGTGATGGCTTGCGATGTGGAGACAACACCAAGGCGGCCGTGATCCGTCTGGGTCTGATGGAGATGATTGCCTTTGCCAAACTCTTCTCTAAAAATGACTCCGTCTCCACGGCAACTTTCCTTGAAAGCTGCGGTGTTGCTGACCTCATCACTACCTGCTACGGCGGCCGCAACCGACGAGTTGCAGAAGCCTTCGCCAAGACGGGAAAG AGCATAGAGGAGCTGGAGAAAGAGATGTTGAATGGTCAGAAGCTGCAGGGTCCTGCCACATCAGCAGAGGTTTACCACATCCTCAAACAAAAGAACCTTGTGGACAA ATTTCCTCTGTTCACTGCCGTCTATCAGATATGTTTTGAGGGAAAACCAGTCCAAGAGATGATCTCCTGCCTGCAGAGCCACCCAGAGCACATGTGA